A single Kryptolebias marmoratus isolate JLee-2015 linkage group LG7, ASM164957v2, whole genome shotgun sequence DNA region contains:
- the ino80b gene encoding INO80 complex subunit B, which translates to MGKRKDMIHPRFLGEGSSSLHSIHKRKHKKHKKHKKKHHSFAEAPEPEPVPVPRPPPPQLRLKIKLGGQTLGTKSVPTFTVHPGVARPPSPLMIIDNDVDDDDEDDEDDDEPSVPLEQYRAWLDEDSNLAASPLPDLDSDSMLGAPVDEEERWLDALEKGELDDNGELKKEVDESLLTARQKALLHKQQTQPLLELPMGYKEKEMTAEMMQKREERARKRRLQAAKKAEENKNQTIERLTKTSKAKIKSLKERRSKLSQCPMVRYSDSAQGIAISFPSGVCAPAPAPLRPPPVALVNCGVSGCPNLKKYSCSKTGVPLCSLECYKRNLLLVQSAA; encoded by the exons atggggaaaagaaaagacatgaTTCACCCCAGGTTTCTCG GTGAAGGCAGCTCCAGCCTGCACAGCATTCACAAgcgaaaacacaagaaacacaagaagcaCAAGAAGAAACACCACAGCTTCGCCGAGGCCCCGGAGCCTGAGCCTGTGCCCGTCCCTCGACCGCCACCGCCGCAGCTTCGACTGAAGATCAAACTGGGAGGGCAGACGCTCGGCACCAAAAG TGTTCCCACCTTCACCGTCCATCCTGGGGTGGCGCGTCCCCCGTCACCGCTGATGATCATTGATAATGATGTGGACGACGACGACGAAGATGACGAGGATGATGACGAGCCCTCTGTGCCTTTGGAGCAGTATCGAGCCTGGCTGG ATGAAGACAGTAACCTGGCAGCGTCCCctctcccagacctggactcgGACTCCATGCTGGGGGCGCCTGTAGATGAAGAGGAGAGGTGGCTGGACGCTCTGGAGAAGGGAGAGCTGGACGACAACGGAGAGCTGAAAAAGGAGGTTGACGAGTCCCTGCTCACTGCCAGACAG AAAGCCCTCCTCCACAAGCAGCAGACTCAGCCTCTGCTCGAGCTGCCCATGGGCTACAAGGAGAAAGAGATGACCGCAGAGATGATGCAGAAGCGGGAGGAGCGAGCCCGCAAGAGGCGCCTGCAGGCTGCCAAGAAGGCAGAGGAGAACAAGAACCAGACGATAGAGAGGCTGACAAAAACCAGCAAGGCCAAGATCAAGAGCCTGAAGGAGAGGAGGTCCAAGCTGAGCCAGTGCCCCATGGTCCGGTACAGCGACTCGGCTCAGGGAATTGCCATCTCTTTTCCTTCGGGGGTCTGCGCTCCGGCCCCGGCGCCTCTCCGTCCTCCACCGGTGGCTCTGGTGAACTGCGGTGTGAGTGGCTGCCCCAACCTCAAAAAGTACTCTTGCTCTAAGACCGGAGTTCCCCTCTGCAGCCTGGAGTGTTACAAGAGGAACCTGCTGCTTGTACAGAGCGCAGCCTGA